In Sulfurimonas sp. hsl 1-7, the genomic window CGACCTTTATCCATAATATATTTTGCCGCTTTTAATTTTGTTACAATACCGCCTGTTGCGAATTCGTTATTTGGAGAGTGTTCTTGTTCAAGATCCGAGTCATTGATCTCATTCACCTCTTTTAAAATTTTTGCATCCGGATTTGTTTTTGGATTTGCATCATAATAGCCTTGAATATCACTAAGGATAATGAGTGCATCTGCGTTTGTATAGTGTGCAACATGTGCTGAAAGTTGATCATTGTCTCCAAAAAGCTGGTCTGGAATAGTTGAAATATCGTTTTCATTTACAATCGGTAATATCCCGTTGCGTAATGCACTGTCTATAATATCTTGAAAAATCTTTGTATGTACTCGAGAGTCAAAATCCTCTTCCGTTAAAAGTATCTGTGCAATATCGACATTGAAAATATCAAACTTATTTTTATAACTATGCATAAGTATAGGTTGCCCTACCGATGCCAATACTCTTTTACTTACTGCTTTTTTTCTATCAAGTTTAAGTGCCGTATATCCAGAAGCGACTGCACCCGAAGTAACCAAGATAACTTCATACTCTTTTCTCGCTTCTGCGATCAAAGCTACAAGGTTTAACATCCTCTCTTTTGCTACTTCATCTCTATTCGTTAAAACACTACTTCCAACTTTAAATACTATCCGTTTCAAATACAATCCTTTCCAAAATTTCCTTCAATATAACATATGAAGCTTAGTGTGAAGTAAAGTTTACCATTTGTATTTGAGCATCACCTGGAACACATTTGATGTAATATCCGGGTCTTGCGTATAATAATGCCACTCCACACCGGCTGAGAGATTATCGCCAAAAGGGTGAAGGAACTGATTCTGACTCAATAAGTTTTTCTCTGTGTAGTCGGTAAAGCCATTGATATAAAAGAGTTCGAAAAAACTTTTTGTCTGATACGACAGTGTCACCTGATACACATTATCTCCGTGTACTTGATCTTTTTGGTAAAGATTTGCATTGAAAAAATCAAATCCGTAAACATCTAAAGCTGTTCCGATACCGTATAGGTAAGCTTTATAATCATGAAAGTCCGTGTTGTATTGAAATGCGGCAAACACTTTCTTTACAAATAAAAAGCTCAAATCCGATGAAGTAAGTGCACCTAAGTCTAACCTTGGTGACAACTCTCCATACTCACTTGTTTTATCATCATGGTATTTAAATCTGTCATCGGCAATACAGTAGTCCAAAAACGCATAAACATCCCCATATTCAAATGCACTGTAATGCTCCAATGTAATTGTTGTCTTACCACCGTTTTTTGTATCAAAAACATAACTGTTGCCATTAAAAGTTCCATACATTAACTGTACGTTTGATGTGGAGAAACCAAAAAGCTGAAGAGAGAAAATGAGAATGAAGAGTATATGTTTTTTCATTGTACACCTTAAAAAGAGAGATTTCTATATATAATCATTATAACACAACCTTGTTTCTACCGTTTTCTTTAGCAAAATACAACTTCTCATCAGCTTTTTTAATAGTCTCTAAAATATCTTTTCCTTCATCATACATTTGACAACCGAAACTACAAGTAACTGAACCAACTTTATTAAAGTTATACTCCTCAATCACAACTCTTAAATGTTCCGCTATCTGAGCTAGTGACTCTTCATGTTCTACAGCACTAATTACTATAAACTCTTCACCACCCCATCTTATAACTTTATCATCCATTCTTGTATGTTTTTTTACAAGCATTGCAACTGTTTGCAGAACTTCATCTCCGGCATCATGACCGTAAGTATCATTTACATTTTTAAAGTGGTCTATATCGAAAAAGATTATTCCCGTTTTGAATTCATGTTTTTTATTCACTTGTAAAATATTTTCTATATTTTTATTGAAATAGATTCTGTTATAAAGCTGCGTCAATTCATCGATATTTGCTTCTTTTTTGAGTTCGAGTTTTTCTACCATACTGTCTGTGATATCGATGAAATTTACAATATATTCGTTCTCACCGAAATTGTTTATGGAAACAGCAAAGGCGTGCGGTTCAACACTGTAGTTCAACATGGATACAACCCTTTGTCGTCCGCTAAGATTTAAAAGACTTTCAATCCAGTTCTCTTCATCCTCTTTCACCTTACCTAAATGAAAGAAGCTGTCTTGTTCTATAAATCTGTCACATATACAATTATATTTTTTGAGGAAATCCTCCATTTTCTCATAGCCGAAAAACTCTAAAAATGTTTTATTTGCAAACTTAAGCTCTTTACTGTCAGTCAATATTACTATCGAGTTTTGCGTATCAATAACATCCTGAAGTTTATGCTGCATCTCTTGCTGAGCATCAACCATCTGCGTAATATCGGATATATACCCTATAAAGTACTCAATATTGCCTTGTTCATCTTTTTTTACCACTGTATAATCTACTACCCACTTTACTTCACCAGATTTTGTCACTATACGATACGGTTCATGTGTAAAAAAATCAAGCTTCTTTTGTTCTGCACTCTCAACTTCTTGAGCGACCCTGTTGTAATCATCTTTATAAATACAGTCCAAATATGTCACTCTCTTAGTAAAGAAATCTTTTTGTGTATATCCAAGCATTTGTTCAATATTTTTAGATACATAGGCGACACTCCACTCCTCATCATTACACCATTTAAACAAGGTAGAATCACCGATGTCAAATAACGACAATAAATCTCTTTGTTCATCTACTAAATTTTCTATCTTGTCCTGATGTTCTGAAATAGACTCTTGTGCTTTCATATCTCTTATTTTTAATCTAGTTAAAATAAAAGAGATAAAAACTTCTATCAATACAAGAGGTATGAGGAAAATAAGGTTTAATTTAAATATATTGCACAGTTCATCACACATCCCTTCATATGTATGATATGCGATCAAGTACCACTTTCTATCACTTGCTATCGATCTTTTTGGGCTGATTACACTTACCGGATCGTATGTGAGATAATGCGCATATTTATTATCAAATTCCAATACGCTTTTTTCACCTTGTAAGATCTGATTCCATGCAGTTTTATAATCATCTGAAAATCTGTTTTCGCCCTTATGAAACATAAATCCAAACTCTTTATTTGAATCAAGTCCAATCAAATAGTATCCATCTTTGTTTAGCAATATATTGTTTAGATGTTCATCTGACTTTTTAATATCCTCCAAAAGGTTTTTTGCACAATAGTTTACAACTATATACCCTTTTTTCATCCCATTTACAAAAACCGGTTCAGCAAATCGGATCATCGGTCTATATGGCACTTCAACCTGACCATATTCAATATTTAAATCTAATGGTGAAACATAGATCTCATCCTTTTGTAACTTTGTCGCTTCGATATAATAATATCTTGAACTTTTATCTTGCAGATCTTTTTTTCTAACAACTTGATTGTTGATTCTGTCAACCCGGACTAACTCTTTTCCTTCTAAATCTAAGTATCTCACCTGTTGGTAGTGCTGATGATTTTTTGCAAACAGGAAAAAGTTAGTTTCTACCTTCTTAGTAAATTGAGGGTCGTCATTTTTTATTTTATTTTCTGCATACTCAACCATATAGTCAAGGTCCATCTCAATATGTGCAAGCATAGCTGTAATATTTTTTGATTTTTGTTTTAAAACCGTATCAAGTAGATTGTCTGTTTCACGAACGATTGAAAGATAAGAGTTGTAAAGAAAAATTGAATATATAAAGAGTGAAATAGTGAGAATTGAACCCAAAATTTTAAAAAATAAGATGTAAGGATTTTTGGTGTTCTTGAAGAAGTTCATATATTCTCTTTGTATTAATGTCTAACAATTCTATCATATATAAAATTAAAAAATTTTATAATCCATTACCCCACATATGAAGCTTCTTAGCCATTACAAGATCGTACCCTTCAACAACGTTTTCAATATAGTTAGGTGAACGAAATTCAAACTTATCAAGTAACTCTATAGTCTCTTCGATAGCCATTGTCCCTTTTTTCTCCATAATAATAATATGTGCAGCATTTGCTAAGGTTGTATAGGCAGTTTTAAGTATCTGCTCGGGTCGTAAATGTTGATTGAAGATATCTTTGAAGATTATCATATCGTGATCACGGGGCAAAGCTCGAAAAGGTTTTGCAAAACTATCTACTTGTTGTTTCTTCTCAACATCTAAGCTATCAAATAGTTCCTGATCCTCTGTGTAGTAAACAACTCTAAGCTCACCGTTGACATTTTTCATTAGTTCACCAAGAGCCGTTGTTGTTTGATCGGGCTGTGTGGTAACCTGCATATAGCAGTTACCAGGCAGCGGGTTAAAAAGTTCTAGAAACTGTTCGAGTTCCATCAAAATAACCTTTAAACCGCCATATCGTGAAGTTCACGGAAAAGATAAGCTTCAACTATATCGTCGATACTTCTTTGAGTATGTGCAACAAGAGGCATCATGTTGTACTCTAAAAACGGCATAGGGTTCTCAAAATCATTTATTAGGACAACCGCTTCAGAAAGATTGTCAAACTTATCGAATTCATCGGCGTGAAGTATCTCTACTACTTCACCCTCTTCGATCAGTATCTGTGCCCAAACTTTTGCATCGGCAACTTTTACAAGGGAAGCTTCTTGAACCTCGTCACTATCCATTGGAACTAAAACATACATCTACTTTTTTCCTACTTTTTTAAGGTTTAATTTCAACTTGTCGTTGTCCATTACACCAATTTTATGACTTAATACATCAGCAGCGATTTTCTTTGCATTTCTAAGTGAATGCATCTTATATGTACCGCACTGGTATACATTTAATTCCGGAATATCTTTTTCAGATTTCACGTTGAGTACATCTTCCATAGATTCTCTCCAAGCTTTTGCAACTTTTTTCTCTGATGGAGTCCCTATTACAGACATATAAAAACCAGTTCTACAACCCATTGGCGAGATGTCGATAATTTCCACTTTTTTTGAATTTAAATGATCTCTCATAAATCCTGCAAAAAGGTGCTCTAACGTATGGATCCCTTTTCCGTCCATCTTATCGACATTTGGTTTATAAAAACGAAGGTCAAAAACTGTAATCTTATCACCTGAAGGTGTTTTCATCCCTTTTGCACGGCGAACGGCAGGTGCAGGCATAATTGTATGATCAACTGTAAATGAATCTAGTAATGGCATAATTTTTTCCTTAATTTTATACGATTTTATTTCGCTATTCTACCGAGTTTTAGATTTATAATTCTGATCTTTGAAATTAATTAGCTGAAATAAGCACTAACATATCCAACTACGCTTTGCTCATCGTGACTCATCTCGGCACTTGTTCTATAATCTAAGATATGCCCGGCCATTCCTGATTTTTTTGCGCTTTTAATCATCCCCTCGACACCTATCATACCACACGCTTCACACCCTTGATGTAGTTTTGTAATATCTAAATTTTCTATCGCTTCTACACATACCTGATCAAGAGTATTTGCCTCTGCAAGAGTATAAAAATGGCTAAGATCGGTACTTATAATCACACCTATATCATCTTGCTTTAAGAGCAGATCTATGATCTCGGAAATTGTATCTGAATATGCACTAGAGTACACTAGTTCGACAACTTTAACATCCGGTATATAATATTTCAAAAACGGGAACTGCACCTCTGTTGAATGTTCATGATGTGCTTGAGGAAAAAATGAGAGTTGTAACTTTTCTTGTAAAATGTTTACAATCTCTTGATCGCTCTCTATACTACCAAAAGGTGTATCATACTTTTCATACGGACACATACTTACTCCGTGAAAAGCCACTCTGTGAGACGGGCCTATAACTACGAATCTTTTTATCCCCGAATGTTCCAGCATTCTGTGAGCTATATTTGCAGTATATCCAGAAAATACATACCCGGCATGCGGCACTATGACTGTACGAGTTTTTATATTTGGCAAGCTATGTTTATCATCGTACATTTTAGTAAAATACTCAAAATATTTTTGTATCTCATCTGCATTGGCAGGATAAAAACTTCCATTGACACTCATCTCTCTATTCATTGCCAAACTCCCTCTATTAACTCTCCACAACTACTACATCGAGAATTTTCCAGTCCGACTATCTCTGAAAAATAACCATCTCTTTGCACCACTTTTGCCTCACATGCAGGGCAGTAAGTAGAGCCGTCAGTTATTACATTTCCCAGATAGACATACTTTATCCCATACTTATGTGCAATATCTCTTGCTCTTTGTAATGTCTCTATCGGGGTACTCGGAGTATCCAACATTTTATAATCGGGATGAAATGCACTGAAATGCCATGGTATAGCTGTCCCTAATTTTGAGGAGATAAACTCTGCCATTTGATTTATCTCCTCATCGCTATCGTTAACTCCCGGAATAAGTAATGTTGTGATCTCTAGCCAGATTTCACTTTTTGCAAATTCCACAAGGGAATCCAAAACACCGTCAAGATTTGTTTTGAGAACTTTTTTATAATAGTCATGAGAAAAACTTTTCAGGTCAATATTTGCAGCATCAACCCATGAACGCATATCTTCTAAAACTTCATGCGATTCAAAACCGCTTGATACAAATACGTTCTTTAAACCTTTCTCTTTTGCCAATACACCGATATCTTTTGCATAAGGGTACCAGATAGTAGGTTCGTTGTAAGTGTAGCTGATACTCTCTGTTTTGTGTTCCAGTGCTAAAGCAACTATATCCTCTGGAGAATAATTGACAGCTTCATTAATTTGTGTTGTTTGTGAGATATCATAATTTTGACAGAACGGACATCGAAAGTTACATCCGACAGTTCCAAGGGATAACGATCTGCTCCCCGGTAAAAAATGGTATAGCGGTTTTTTCTCAATTGGATCGACATGTAAAGCACTTGGATGTCCATAAGTAGCATTTACAAGCTCGCCGTTAATATTGTAATTTATCCCGCATATACCGTTTTTATTCTCTTTTAGAGTACAGTAATGTTTACATAATACACAAGTGATTGAGTGGTCATCTTTATAACGGTAATATTGCATCGTATCTCTCCTCTATTGCTTCAACATGATATCTGTACATTGTCGGATGTTGTTGGTAGATCGAGGGATTTCCCCCTGCTTTATACGATAAGTGTTCTAAAAATTGTTCAGGTCTTGGAATATCATCCCATACTTGGGGTAAAAATGTTCCTTGATATCCTCCCCCTTGAAGAATAAGCCCATCTTTATGCGGTACGATTTTTGAGACTAGATCATCATAGTCACTGTAAGTTATTATCTCTGGTGGAGTTAAGACGGAGACCTCAATATCTAATGCATCGAGTTCGCTTACTCTTAAAGGGGAAAATCTTGGATCACCAAAAGCAGCAGAAAGGGCATTTTGGACTATATCATCCATAAGACTACGATATGCAATGATAGAACCTATACAACCACGCAACTGTTTATCGTAGTGAAGTGTTACAAAACAAGCACCCTCTTCTTCTAAATAGGGATACTCTTTAACTACAGCTTCTTTATCAAAACTATAACTGGGATCCAACCGGGATATGATCGCACTTTTAGCAATACGCAATAAAATAATATCTAGCATAAAAACCCTCCATTACATTCGGAGCTATTGCTATATTATAATACAAAAGTTGAAAAAAAGAAAATTTTGAAAAAGTTATTAAAAAATGGAAGGAGTTTGTTAGAAATCTAAAAACTTATTGATTTGCAGTAGATTGTGCAAAACTCTGAATGAAGGCGTACTAAAAGTACGTCAATTTCAGAGTTTAGTGCAAGATGCTGTGAAGCTATGAGTTTCTTAAACTCTAGCTTCTTCGCGGCGGTTTAAATACGCCCAGTTTTTGTCAACTCTCTCTTGCCACTCTTTGATAAGGTGTTTATATTCATCTTTGAAAAGGTGTTTGAAACGACCTTGAGCCGCTAAATACTCTTCAACAGGTACAACATTTTTAGGACGGTAAGTGATGTTTAACTCATGTCCATCAATGATCTCATACAGTGGGAACACTAATGAGTCAGTTGATAAGTCACTTAAGTACATAGTATCTTTTGGATCGAATTTCCACTCAGTTGTACAAGGTGAAACAGCATTGATAAATACCGGTCCATCTACTGCAAAACCGTGTTGGATTTTCTTAACCATGTCTTTCCATTTATTTGGAGCAACTTGTGCAGAGTATGGGATACCGTGGCTAGCCATGATAGATACCATATCTTTTTTGTTTTGTTTTTCACCGTAAGATACACGACCAGCAGGTGAAGTTGTTGTACTACCACCGATTGGTGTAGAAGATGAACGTTGACCACCAGTATTTGCATATACTTCATTGTCAAGTACAACGTGCATGATGTTATGACCACGTTCCATACAACCAGAGATCCATTGGAAACCGATATCGTAAGATGCACCGTCACCCGCGAAAGATACGAATTTAGGATTACGATCAGGTTGTTTTAGTCTACCTTTACGAGCAAGTGCTTTATGCATAGCTTCAGCACCTGCAACTGCAGTTGAACCATTTTCGAAACCGATATGGATCCAAGAAGCATCCCATGAAGTATACGGATAAACTGCCGTACAAACTTCTAGACATCCAGTTGAAGCTGAAAGTACTAAGTCATCGTTTGTAGCATTTAAAACTTCACGAACGATGATAGAGTGAGCACAACCAGGACAAAGAAGGTTTGCACCTTCAAATCTGTCTGCAGAAGTTGAGAACTCTTTTAAGTTTTTAATTTTTTTCATTTCACTCATGATAACGTCCTATAAAAATGATAGTTTCGGTCCACGAACACCGATAAACTGTTGTAATGGAGTTGTAACTTTACCAGCATCAACGTTTGCTTGAAGTTCAGTAAAGAGATCAGTTAAATGTGCCTTTGTTAAGTCACGACCACCAAGACCATATACATAACCAGAAAGTAAAGCATTTGTGTCTGCATTGAATAATGCACCTGCAATCTCGTTAAATAACATACCTGGAGCACCATTTGGAGATGAACGGTCTAATGCACCGATAGCTTTTACATCTTTTAATGCATCTTTAATTTGCTCAAATGGGAATGGACGAATAACTCTGATACCAACAACACCAGCTTTGATACCTTTTGCTCTCATCTCAGTTGCAACTTCACGAGCAGTTTCAACTGAAGTACCCATACATACAACTGCTACATCAGCATCAGCCATATCGTACTCTTCAACGATGTTGTATTTACGACCACTTAACTTTTCAAACTCATCAAATGCAGTTTGAATTTTAGGAAGTACTTTAGTCATAAGGTCATTGTGTTGACGAGCTTTATGCTCAAAGTGCCAATCTTCCTCTGTTTGTACACCATGTGTTACAGGATGTTCAAAGTCAAGCATATCATTCATAGGTTTAAAGTCACCTACAAAGTTATACCCTTGATCATCAGTTAAAGTTTTTACACCTTGTGCAGTATGTGAAGTCATGAAACCATCTTGGTGAACCATACATGGAAGTCTTACTTCGTGATCTTCAGCAACTTTAAAAGCGATGAAGTTTAAGTCATATGCATCTTGTGGACAGTATGCATCTAATTGAATCCAACCAGAGTCACGACCAAGGTACATATCTGAATGGTCACCGTTTACGTTAAGCGGAGCAGCAAGTGCACGGTTAACAACATTTAAAACGATTGGTAAACGCATACCAGACGCTTGGTATAAAGTCTCTACCATTAGTGCAAAACCTTGAGAAGATGTTGCAGTAGCAACACGACCACCCGCAGCTGCAGCACCGATACATCCAGACATAGCTGCATGTTCAGATTCAACCATAACGAATTCACCCTCAACGTAGTTATCCGCTAAGAATTTTGCATACCCTTCAACAATTGGAGTAGAAGGAGTAATAGGATACGCAGCAACAACATCGATTTGACATTGTCTCATTGCTTGAGCAGCAGCGAAGTTTCCATCCCATACTTCAATGTCTCTTAATTCCATTTTATCAAATGCCATCTATTTCTCCTTAGTTTCTTTCTCTGGCCATCTAGCAATCTCAGTCTCTTCGTCTGCGTGCTCTGGGAACATTAAAAGTGATTTAGGGTTTGTTGGACAAACCTCAACACATATACCACAACCTTTACAGTGGTCCATATCTACACCAACCATTTTTTTATCTCTTGAAATAATAGAGATATCTGGACAGTAGATCCAACAAAATTGACAATCTATACAATAGTCTTTGTTGAAAACCGGTTTTTCAATTCTCCAGTCTGCAACAGATGCAGAGAAAGAGTTGTTTTGTGAATAATTACGATCTTCTTGTAACGTTCCGGCAATATCATCGATACCACCGTCAAAAGAACGTAACATAGCTCCTATTTCAAATTCATTCCAACCTGTATTTGCCATTATACGCTCCTTACTTTACTTCGTCATATGCGCGCTGAATAGCGATCATATTTGCATCAATAATTTTTTGTGGTAGTTTTGCAAGAATTCTTTGCATACTCTCTTTAAAGAATTCTATATCATACATACCAGAAATCTTCATGAATGCACCTAACATTGGTGTATTTGGAATAGGACGACCGATAGTCTCTTGTGCTATTTTAATACAGTCAACAGTATAAACTTCTTTATCTGCTAGTTTTGGTTGAGACTTTTTTAACTCTTCTGTAGTCATGTGAGTTGTAATAATATATTTTGTTGTATCTTTGTGGTTAATAGTCACATCAGATGTGTAAACTAATGCTGGGTCTATCACGAAAACATAATCAGGTTCCATATATTTTTCATGATTCATAATCATCTCATCATCAACACGGTTATACGCAGTCATTGCAGCACCACGCTTAGCTGAACCATAGAATGCAAATGCTTGTACATGCTTACCAGTTGTAGAAATTACGTCCGCTAAACCTTTAGCACCTGTAACAGCACCTTGACCAGCACGACTATGCCATCTGATTTCTAGCATAAATTCTCCTTAATCTTTATCGAGAAATGTGATTTTCTCTATACTTTTAGATGGTAGTATTTTAGAAAAGATGCACTTAAATATAGCTTGATAATATAATATAGATTACTTTACAAGGTAATAGTGTTTCATTTTATACCCTTTAAGTACTCTATTGCCTCGTATGTGGTGTTAAATATCGTTGAAGTGTGTTTAATTAGTGTGTTTTTTTCTCCATATCCGCTTAAAACTCCTATACTTTTTACAGAAGCATTTTTTGCACTGATAAGGTCGAGTTCAGTATCACCAATCATCCAAATATCTTTTTGTTTAAGATTTGAAAAAGATTCTAAAGCTTTTTGAATCGGTTCGGCATGAGGTTTTGGATTTTGAACATCTTCCCGTCCTATTAAAACTTGAAATTTATCCATAATTCCAAAATGTTCCATCAATATTTGAGAGTATTTTCCCGTTTTTGTGGTTACGATGCCGAGCTCTGCAAATTCACTTGCCAGCTCAACAGCTTCTCGTGCCTGTGGTAAAAGTTCTGTTTTAAGTGTAGATATCTTTCGATAATGTTCTTTATAAGAGTCTACAAAATCCCAAATGCTTTCCTGCGGTGCACCTAAATCACTAAACATTACATCCAAAGGATGGCCTATCAACGCTTTGATCTCTTCATCACTCGGATGTGGATGGTTATGCAAGTCAAATGAGTGGTGAAACCCCTCTAAAATAGCTTCTGTTGAATCTATAAGGGTTCCGTCTAAATCGAAAAGTATAATCATATTAGAATTGGTAGTTTGCAATCACTCTGTATTGCGTTAATTGTTTGATCTGAGTAACACTTCCATCTTTGTCAGCACCCGTATTGTTATCTACCCAGATCCCTTTAAGCGCTAAAGAGAAATGTGTATCGTATTTATATCCAAGAACTACATTGTAATCTCTTTGATCTTTATCAAAGCCTGCTCTTGAGTTTGTAGTATTTAAAAATGAAAAAGTTGTTGAAAAGCCTTTATAACCTGTAAAATCAAAACCTTGCGCATATGCCATCTTAATCCCTTGTGAACCACCGATATACACACTGTCAGCTTTCAAAGCAGAACCGTAAATAGATTGGAAAAGGTCGTTTGATGTGATCATATTTGTAAACAGCGGTGTACCGTCCCATGGCAATACTAAAGAGTCGTGAGAACCTTCATCTCTTAAAACATTTGAATAAGCAAGTGTGAATGCCGACTCATCAATTTTTGCAGTTGCTTTGATAGCAAAAGCATTTACATTTATTTTTCCATCAGCATACGTTGGGTTTGCCGCAAAATAATCATCCGCATTCCCAACACTCATTTGGTTGATGTACTGTGCAGCCAATGTAGTTGCAACATTATCAAATTTATGTGTAATTTTTGCATCTACATAGATAGAGTTCATAAAATCAGGTGCATAATACTCATACGCTCTTACTTCAAGTGCATCTG contains:
- the proB gene encoding glutamate 5-kinase, producing MKRIVFKVGSSVLTNRDEVAKERMLNLVALIAEARKEYEVILVTSGAVASGYTALKLDRKKAVSKRVLASVGQPILMHSYKNKFDIFNVDIAQILLTEEDFDSRVHTKIFQDIIDSALRNGILPIVNENDISTIPDQLFGDNDQLSAHVAHYTNADALIILSDIQGYYDANPKTNPDAKILKEVNEINDSDLEQEHSPNNEFATGGIVTKLKAAKYIMDKGRSMFLCSGFDLSAARDFLFNNEYESGTLFQKK
- a CDS encoding outer membrane protein OmpK, coding for MKKHILFILIFSLQLFGFSTSNVQLMYGTFNGNSYVFDTKNGGKTTITLEHYSAFEYGDVYAFLDYCIADDRFKYHDDKTSEYGELSPRLDLGALTSSDLSFLFVKKVFAAFQYNTDFHDYKAYLYGIGTALDVYGFDFFNANLYQKDQVHGDNVYQVTLSYQTKSFFELFYINGFTDYTEKNLLSQNQFLHPFGDNLSAGVEWHYYTQDPDITSNVFQVMLKYKW
- a CDS encoding sensor domain-containing diguanylate cyclase; translation: MNFFKNTKNPYILFFKILGSILTISLFIYSIFLYNSYLSIVRETDNLLDTVLKQKSKNITAMLAHIEMDLDYMVEYAENKIKNDDPQFTKKVETNFFLFAKNHQHYQQVRYLDLEGKELVRVDRINNQVVRKKDLQDKSSRYYYIEATKLQKDEIYVSPLDLNIEYGQVEVPYRPMIRFAEPVFVNGMKKGYIVVNYCAKNLLEDIKKSDEHLNNILLNKDGYYLIGLDSNKEFGFMFHKGENRFSDDYKTAWNQILQGEKSVLEFDNKYAHYLTYDPVSVISPKRSIASDRKWYLIAYHTYEGMCDELCNIFKLNLIFLIPLVLIEVFISFILTRLKIRDMKAQESISEHQDKIENLVDEQRDLLSLFDIGDSTLFKWCNDEEWSVAYVSKNIEQMLGYTQKDFFTKRVTYLDCIYKDDYNRVAQEVESAEQKKLDFFTHEPYRIVTKSGEVKWVVDYTVVKKDEQGNIEYFIGYISDITQMVDAQQEMQHKLQDVIDTQNSIVILTDSKELKFANKTFLEFFGYEKMEDFLKKYNCICDRFIEQDSFFHLGKVKEDEENWIESLLNLSGRQRVVSMLNYSVEPHAFAVSINNFGENEYIVNFIDITDSMVEKLELKKEANIDELTQLYNRIYFNKNIENILQVNKKHEFKTGIIFFDIDHFKNVNDTYGHDAGDEVLQTVAMLVKKHTRMDDKVIRWGGEEFIVISAVEHEESLAQIAEHLRVVIEEYNFNKVGSVTCSFGCQMYDEGKDILETIKKADEKLYFAKENGRNKVVL
- the luxS gene encoding S-ribosylhomocysteine lyase, with protein sequence MPLLDSFTVDHTIMPAPAVRRAKGMKTPSGDKITVFDLRFYKPNVDKMDGKGIHTLEHLFAGFMRDHLNSKKVEIIDISPMGCRTGFYMSVIGTPSEKKVAKAWRESMEDVLNVKSEKDIPELNVYQCGTYKMHSLRNAKKIAADVLSHKIGVMDNDKLKLNLKKVGKK
- the amrB gene encoding AmmeMemoRadiSam system protein B is translated as MNREMSVNGSFYPANADEIQKYFEYFTKMYDDKHSLPNIKTRTVIVPHAGYVFSGYTANIAHRMLEHSGIKRFVVIGPSHRVAFHGVSMCPYEKYDTPFGSIESDQEIVNILQEKLQLSFFPQAHHEHSTEVQFPFLKYYIPDVKVVELVYSSAYSDTISEIIDLLLKQDDIGVIISTDLSHFYTLAEANTLDQVCVEAIENLDITKLHQGCEACGMIGVEGMIKSAKKSGMAGHILDYRTSAEMSHDEQSVVGYVSAYFS
- the amrS gene encoding AmmeMemoRadiSam system radical SAM enzyme, translated to MQYYRYKDDHSITCVLCKHYCTLKENKNGICGINYNINGELVNATYGHPSALHVDPIEKKPLYHFLPGSRSLSLGTVGCNFRCPFCQNYDISQTTQINEAVNYSPEDIVALALEHKTESISYTYNEPTIWYPYAKDIGVLAKEKGLKNVFVSSGFESHEVLEDMRSWVDAANIDLKSFSHDYYKKVLKTNLDGVLDSLVEFAKSEIWLEITTLLIPGVNDSDEEINQMAEFISSKLGTAIPWHFSAFHPDYKMLDTPSTPIETLQRARDIAHKYGIKYVYLGNVITDGSTYCPACEAKVVQRDGYFSEIVGLENSRCSSCGELIEGVWQ
- the amrA gene encoding AmmeMemoRadiSam system protein A; this encodes MLDIILLRIAKSAIISRLDPSYSFDKEAVVKEYPYLEEEGACFVTLHYDKQLRGCIGSIIAYRSLMDDIVQNALSAAFGDPRFSPLRVSELDALDIEVSVLTPPEIITYSDYDDLVSKIVPHKDGLILQGGGYQGTFLPQVWDDIPRPEQFLEHLSYKAGGNPSIYQQHPTMYRYHVEAIEERYDAILPL
- a CDS encoding thiamine pyrophosphate-dependent enzyme; translated protein: MSEMKKIKNLKEFSTSADRFEGANLLCPGCAHSIIVREVLNATNDDLVLSASTGCLEVCTAVYPYTSWDASWIHIGFENGSTAVAGAEAMHKALARKGRLKQPDRNPKFVSFAGDGASYDIGFQWISGCMERGHNIMHVVLDNEVYANTGGQRSSSTPIGGSTTTSPAGRVSYGEKQNKKDMVSIMASHGIPYSAQVAPNKWKDMVKKIQHGFAVDGPVFINAVSPCTTEWKFDPKDTMYLSDLSTDSLVFPLYEIIDGHELNITYRPKNVVPVEEYLAAQGRFKHLFKDEYKHLIKEWQERVDKNWAYLNRREEARV
- a CDS encoding 2-oxoacid:ferredoxin oxidoreductase subunit alpha, which produces MAFDKMELRDIEVWDGNFAAAQAMRQCQIDVVAAYPITPSTPIVEGYAKFLADNYVEGEFVMVESEHAAMSGCIGAAAAGGRVATATSSQGFALMVETLYQASGMRLPIVLNVVNRALAAPLNVNGDHSDMYLGRDSGWIQLDAYCPQDAYDLNFIAFKVAEDHEVRLPCMVHQDGFMTSHTAQGVKTLTDDQGYNFVGDFKPMNDMLDFEHPVTHGVQTEEDWHFEHKARQHNDLMTKVLPKIQTAFDEFEKLSGRKYNIVEEYDMADADVAVVCMGTSVETAREVATEMRAKGIKAGVVGIRVIRPFPFEQIKDALKDVKAIGALDRSSPNGAPGMLFNEIAGALFNADTNALLSGYVYGLGGRDLTKAHLTDLFTELQANVDAGKVTTPLQQFIGVRGPKLSFL